In Phreatobacter aquaticus, a single genomic region encodes these proteins:
- a CDS encoding MarR family winged helix-turn-helix transcriptional regulator, giving the protein MLKQISTSFPAASPSLTSDARAAVATCAGIHARLVARRLSRLFDRHLAPFGLGIAQFGLMAEIASAADDTIGRLAARTGLDASTLSRNLHALERRGLVEIVIAEADLRRRAVWLTEQGARTLAAAMPAWREAQAEVAVLVDPSDIGRIAEATAVLDAA; this is encoded by the coding sequence ATGCTAAAGCAAATCAGCACCTCATTCCCGGCCGCGTCCCCGTCCCTGACCAGCGATGCCCGCGCGGCCGTCGCCACCTGTGCCGGCATCCATGCCCGCCTCGTTGCGCGGCGCCTCTCACGGCTCTTTGACCGTCATCTCGCCCCCTTCGGTCTCGGCATCGCGCAGTTCGGCCTGATGGCCGAGATCGCCAGCGCCGCCGACGACACGATCGGCAGGTTGGCTGCCCGAACCGGCCTCGATGCCTCGACCCTGTCGCGCAACCTGCACGCCCTGGAGCGCCGGGGACTTGTCGAGATCGTCATCGCGGAGGCGGATCTGCGCCGCCGCGCCGTCTGGCTCACCGAGCAGGGCGCCCGCACGCTCGCCGCCGCCATGCCGGCGTGGAGAGAGGCGCAGGCCGAGGTTGCCGTTCTTGTCGATCCCTCCGATATCGGGCGCATCGCCGAAGCGACAGCCGTGCTGGACGCGGCCTGA
- a CDS encoding organic hydroperoxide resistance protein: MTKVLYTTEATATGGRDGIASTAEGNLTVKLNTPKELGGPGGDGTNPEQLFAAGYSACFLGALKFVAGKAKVALSPETTVTATVGIGPRDDGQGFGLDVALSVAIPGVDKAVAEDLVAKAHVVCPYSEATRKNLDVRLSVA; this comes from the coding sequence ATGACCAAGGTTCTCTACACCACAGAAGCGACAGCCACCGGTGGCCGCGATGGCATCGCCTCCACCGCCGAGGGCAATCTGACGGTCAAGCTGAACACGCCGAAGGAACTGGGCGGCCCCGGCGGCGACGGCACCAATCCCGAGCAGCTGTTCGCGGCCGGCTATTCCGCCTGCTTCCTCGGCGCGCTGAAATTCGTCGCCGGCAAGGCCAAGGTGGCGCTCTCGCCCGAGACCACGGTCACCGCGACCGTCGGCATCGGCCCGCGCGATGACGGCCAGGGCTTCGGCCTCGACGTGGCGCTGTCGGTGGCCATTCCCGGCGTCGACAAGGCAGTTGCCGAGGATCTCGTCGCCAAGGCCCACGTGGTCTGCCCCTATTCGGAAGCGACCCGCAAGAACCTCGACGTCCGCCTGTCGGTGGCGTGA
- the aceB gene encoding malate synthase A, translated as MTATSMTPMPGVEIKGPMGPRFDEILTPEAIAFVVDLQRKFNETRKRLLKLRAERQKQFDAGTLPDFLPETKHIRDGAWTVAPIPADLQDRRVEITGPVDRKMVINALNCGAKCFMADFEDANAPTWTNQIEGQINLKDRWAGTLAFTDPVSGKSYAMKDKVAVIIPRPRGWHLPEVHVQVDGEEMSGALFDFGLYTFHNSKNALAKGSGPYFYLPKMESHLEARLWNDVFVHAQEKLGIPKGTIKATVLIETLPAAFEMDEILFELKDHMAGLNAGRWDYIFSFIKKLARNPNFILPDRGQVVMSKAFLKAYAELLVKTCHKRNAFAMGGMAAQIPIKNNPEANAAAFAKVKADKEREATIGHDGTWVAHPDLVPVAMEAFDRLMPQPNQVAKQRDDVTASQTALLEIHEGTKNEAGYRENIRVGVQYIEAWLRGRGAVPIYNLMEDAATAEISRAQIWQWTKYGVKLEGGIACTPAFFETALAEEMDKVKGEVGEKAFSGGRFPEAIALFKTLSLAPDFEEFLTLPAYRMIV; from the coding sequence ATGACCGCCACCAGCATGACCCCAATGCCGGGCGTCGAGATCAAGGGGCCGATGGGCCCGCGCTTCGACGAGATCCTGACCCCCGAGGCGATCGCCTTCGTGGTCGACCTGCAGCGCAAGTTTAACGAGACCCGCAAGCGGCTCCTCAAGCTGCGCGCTGAGCGGCAGAAGCAGTTCGATGCCGGCACGCTGCCGGACTTCCTGCCCGAGACCAAGCACATCCGCGACGGCGCCTGGACCGTTGCGCCGATCCCGGCCGACCTGCAGGACCGCCGCGTCGAGATCACCGGCCCCGTCGACCGCAAGATGGTGATCAATGCGCTGAACTGCGGCGCCAAGTGCTTCATGGCGGATTTCGAGGACGCCAATGCCCCGACCTGGACCAACCAGATCGAAGGCCAGATCAATCTGAAGGACCGCTGGGCGGGCACGCTCGCCTTCACCGACCCGGTCTCGGGCAAGTCCTATGCGATGAAGGACAAGGTGGCGGTGATCATCCCCCGCCCGCGCGGCTGGCACCTGCCGGAAGTGCATGTGCAGGTGGACGGCGAGGAGATGTCGGGCGCGCTGTTCGATTTCGGCCTCTACACGTTCCACAATTCCAAGAACGCGCTCGCCAAGGGCTCGGGCCCCTATTTCTACCTGCCGAAGATGGAGAGCCATCTGGAAGCGCGGCTGTGGAACGACGTGTTCGTCCACGCCCAGGAAAAGCTCGGCATCCCGAAGGGCACGATCAAGGCGACCGTGCTGATCGAGACGCTGCCGGCCGCCTTCGAGATGGACGAGATCCTGTTCGAGCTGAAGGACCACATGGCCGGGCTCAATGCCGGCCGCTGGGACTACATCTTCTCGTTCATCAAGAAGCTTGCCCGCAATCCGAACTTCATCCTGCCGGATCGCGGCCAGGTGGTGATGAGCAAGGCCTTCCTGAAGGCCTATGCCGAGTTGCTGGTGAAGACCTGCCACAAGCGCAACGCCTTCGCGATGGGCGGCATGGCGGCGCAGATCCCGATCAAGAACAATCCCGAGGCCAATGCGGCCGCCTTCGCCAAGGTGAAGGCCGACAAGGAGCGCGAGGCGACCATCGGCCATGACGGCACCTGGGTGGCGCATCCGGACCTCGTGCCGGTGGCGATGGAGGCCTTCGACCGGCTGATGCCGCAGCCGAACCAGGTCGCCAAGCAGCGCGACGACGTGACCGCCAGCCAGACTGCCCTATTGGAGATCCACGAGGGCACGAAGAACGAGGCCGGCTATCGCGAGAACATCCGCGTCGGCGTCCAGTATATCGAGGCCTGGCTGCGCGGCCGCGGCGCCGTGCCGATCTACAACCTGATGGAGGATGCGGCGACCGCCGAGATCTCCCGCGCGCAGATCTGGCAGTGGACCAAGTACGGCGTGAAGCTGGAGGGCGGCATCGCCTGCACGCCGGCCTTCTTCGAAACGGCACTGGCGGAAGAGATGGACAAGGTGAAGGGCGAGGTCGGGGAGAAGGCCTTCTCCGGGGGTCGCTTCCCTGAGGCGATAGCCCTGTTCAAGACCTTGTCGCTCGCGCCGGACTTCGAAGAGTTCCTGACTTTGCCTGCCTACCGAATGATCGTTTGA
- a CDS encoding PLP-dependent cysteine synthase family protein, with amino-acid sequence MSRPLQVVPSILQRIGATPLLELKAVAPAGSARILIKVESENPTGSMKDRMALAMIEAGERDGRLNPGGRVVEYTGGSTGVSLALVCAARGYPLSIVTSDAFSAEKRAQMAALGAELTIVPSQSGGMDAALTHAMVAEARRIQAETGAFWTDQLRNSDQLAAYHAMAAEIVEQTGGKVDAFVQATGTAASVRGTAEGFRHQGLDVHIVAVEPAESAVLSGGPSGSHRIEGVGAGFVVPLWKPDLIDEIVPVSTEEAMAMARRLARTEALFGGTSTGANLVAALQVGLRLGPGATIVTVMCDTGLKYLSTALYRPE; translated from the coding sequence ATGTCCCGCCCCCTTCAGGTCGTCCCCTCCATTCTCCAGCGGATCGGCGCGACACCGCTCCTGGAGCTCAAGGCCGTCGCGCCGGCCGGGTCGGCGCGCATCCTGATCAAGGTGGAAAGCGAAAACCCGACCGGCAGCATGAAGGACCGCATGGCGCTTGCCATGATCGAGGCGGGTGAGCGCGATGGCCGGCTGAACCCCGGCGGGCGGGTGGTGGAATATACCGGCGGCAGCACAGGCGTCTCGCTGGCGCTTGTCTGCGCCGCGCGCGGCTATCCCTTGAGCATCGTCACCTCCGACGCCTTCTCGGCGGAGAAGCGCGCGCAGATGGCGGCGCTCGGCGCCGAACTGACCATCGTCCCGAGCCAGAGCGGCGGCATGGATGCCGCACTGACCCATGCCATGGTGGCGGAGGCGCGGCGCATCCAGGCGGAGACCGGAGCCTTCTGGACCGACCAGCTGCGCAACAGCGACCAGCTCGCCGCCTATCACGCCATGGCCGCCGAGATCGTCGAGCAGACCGGCGGCAAGGTCGACGCCTTCGTGCAGGCGACCGGCACGGCGGCCTCGGTGCGCGGCACGGCCGAGGGCTTCAGGCATCAGGGGCTGGACGTGCATATCGTGGCGGTGGAACCGGCGGAATCGGCCGTGCTGTCGGGCGGCCCAAGCGGCAGCCACAGGATCGAGGGCGTCGGCGCGGGCTTTGTCGTGCCGCTGTGGAAGCCGGACCTGATCGACGAGATCGTGCCGGTCTCGACGGAAGAGGCCATGGCCATGGCCCGCCGGCTGGCGCGCACAGAGGCGCTGTTCGGGGGGACATCGACCGGTGCCAACCTGGTGGCCGCCTTGCAGGTCGGCCTGCGGTTGGGGCCAGGGGCGACCATCGTCACGGTGATGTGCGATACGGGGCTGAAATATCTCAGCACGGCGCTCTACCGGCCGGAGTGA
- a CDS encoding tetratricopeptide repeat protein yields MNQSLPTTSLQFDALGNAMTLSNSAALSPWNETIEAMLGHSAATPAELARTLAAAPDFALGHATKGLMLLMMARGELMADARQCLGTARTCLWTARVTARERAYVDALDAWLDGRPLHAADHLEQALALAPRDVLALKFVHQIRFMLGDNAGMLASLRRHAPGFARTFAESYVLGCQAFAEEETGDFKAAEMSGRRALALNPADAWGRHAVAHVLEMTGRAREGADWLSANRQHWGHCNNFSFHLYWHLALFLIEQGRIDGVLDLYDREIRANRSDDYRDLANGASLLARLEIEGVDIGHRWEELGEIAARRVDDRRLVFADLHYVTALAGAGLGREAGLLVRNLKVDGLRGTAADAGLAGSVGAIAAEGVVAFRAGEFEAAARALWAVRPRLIGIGGSHAQRDLFEQMLIESLMRSGDHDRAERLLTQRLAARGGNNAFAARRLKRIAQGRRGAIRVAALALGAMPIAAAH; encoded by the coding sequence ATGAACCAATCCCTGCCCACGACCTCTCTGCAGTTCGATGCCCTCGGCAATGCGATGACGCTGTCCAACAGCGCAGCCTTGTCCCCCTGGAACGAGACGATCGAGGCGATGCTCGGCCACAGCGCGGCGACGCCGGCCGAACTCGCCCGGACATTGGCCGCCGCGCCCGATTTCGCGCTCGGCCATGCCACCAAGGGCCTGATGCTCCTGATGATGGCGCGCGGCGAACTGATGGCGGATGCCCGCCAGTGCCTTGGCACCGCCAGGACCTGCCTCTGGACGGCGCGCGTCACGGCCCGCGAGAGGGCCTATGTCGATGCCCTCGATGCCTGGCTGGACGGCCGGCCGCTTCACGCCGCCGACCATCTCGAACAGGCGCTGGCTCTTGCCCCGCGCGATGTGCTGGCGCTGAAATTCGTCCACCAGATCCGCTTCATGCTGGGCGACAATGCCGGCATGCTGGCGAGCCTGAGGCGTCACGCGCCGGGCTTTGCCCGCACTTTCGCCGAATCCTATGTGCTGGGCTGCCAGGCTTTTGCCGAGGAGGAGACCGGCGACTTCAAGGCCGCCGAAATGTCGGGCCGTCGGGCCCTGGCACTCAATCCGGCCGATGCCTGGGGGCGGCACGCGGTGGCCCATGTGCTGGAAATGACCGGCCGCGCCAGGGAAGGCGCTGACTGGCTCTCCGCCAATCGCCAGCACTGGGGCCATTGCAACAATTTCAGCTTCCACCTCTACTGGCATCTCGCGCTGTTTCTCATCGAGCAGGGCCGCATCGACGGCGTGCTCGACCTCTATGACCGCGAGATCCGCGCCAACCGCTCGGACGATTATCGCGATCTCGCCAATGGCGCCTCGCTGCTGGCGCGCCTCGAGATCGAGGGCGTCGATATCGGCCATCGCTGGGAGGAACTGGGCGAGATCGCCGCGCGCCGCGTCGACGACCGCCGGCTGGTCTTCGCCGATCTGCACTATGTCACCGCCCTTGCCGGTGCCGGTCTAGGCCGCGAGGCTGGTCTTCTGGTGCGCAACCTCAAGGTTGACGGGCTGAGGGGCACGGCCGCCGATGCCGGACTTGCCGGATCGGTCGGCGCAATCGCCGCCGAGGGCGTCGTCGCCTTCCGAGCCGGCGAATTCGAGGCGGCCGCCCGCGCGCTCTGGGCGGTCCGGCCGCGGCTGATCGGGATTGGCGGCAGCCATGCCCAGCGCGACCTGTTCGAGCAGATGCTGATCGAGAGCCTGATGCGGTCCGGCGATCACGACCGGGCCGAGCGGCTGCTGACCCAGCGGCTTGCCGCGCGCGGCGGCAACAATGCCTTTGCCGCCCGCCGGCTGAAGCGGATCGCCCAGGGACGGCGCGGGGCGATCAGGGTTGCTGCATTGGCGCTTGGCGCCATGCCGATCGCCGCGGCGCATTGA
- a CDS encoding glycosyltransferase, whose protein sequence is MADITAIETYSFSPPDLRVAERRPGISAFVRTRNGADFIAPTILSHAPFVDEIVAVYNQCTDATEEILAGLQDQLGPDKLKLFHYQPRVHPPGSAEHAAEPGNSPHSVVNYSNFALSRTSRQIVVKLDDDHIAYERGLTPMVEGLRRDGLAPGRMNCFSGLNLARDEDGAVGIHAGTPFSGNGDIGFFSMTPDAYFVHDRRFEDFRKYHFKRVFAGFAYWHMKYLKTGLGFANYEIETGRNRRFARKEKDFHRRRDVVTVAEVAASQSRLAARARSLTPIDKWALFGNRSRAIMAGAVTDGDLAEMVAAYGLGDVIAAA, encoded by the coding sequence ATGGCCGACATCACCGCAATCGAGACCTATTCGTTCAGCCCGCCCGACCTTCGGGTCGCGGAGCGGCGGCCGGGCATTTCCGCCTTCGTGCGCACGCGCAACGGCGCGGATTTCATTGCGCCGACCATTCTCAGCCACGCGCCCTTCGTCGACGAGATCGTGGCGGTCTACAACCAGTGCACCGATGCGACGGAAGAGATCCTGGCGGGCCTGCAGGATCAGTTGGGTCCCGACAAGCTGAAGCTCTTCCACTACCAGCCGCGCGTTCACCCGCCAGGCTCGGCCGAGCATGCCGCCGAGCCGGGCAACTCGCCCCACAGCGTGGTCAATTATTCGAACTTCGCGCTGTCGCGCACCAGCCGCCAGATCGTGGTGAAGCTCGATGACGACCACATCGCCTACGAGCGGGGCCTCACCCCCATGGTCGAGGGCCTGCGCCGCGACGGTCTCGCGCCCGGCCGGATGAACTGTTTCTCGGGCCTCAATCTTGCGCGCGACGAGGATGGCGCGGTCGGCATCCATGCCGGCACGCCGTTTTCCGGCAATGGCGATATCGGCTTCTTCTCGATGACGCCCGACGCCTATTTCGTCCACGATCGCCGCTTCGAGGACTTCCGCAAATATCACTTCAAGAGGGTCTTTGCGGGCTTTGCCTACTGGCACATGAAATATCTGAAGACCGGCCTCGGCTTCGCCAATTACGAGATCGAGACCGGCCGCAATCGCCGCTTCGCCCGCAAGGAGAAGGATTTCCACCGCCGCCGTGACGTGGTGACGGTAGCGGAAGTGGCGGCGAGCCAGAGCCGGCTGGCCGCGCGCGCCCGCAGCCTCACGCCGATCGACAAATGGGCTCTGTTCGGCAACCGCTCGCGGGCGATCATGGCCGGTGCGGTGACCGATGGCGATCTGGCCGAGATGGTCGCGGCCTATGGTCTGGGCGACGTGATCGCGGCCGCCTGA
- a CDS encoding MarR family winged helix-turn-helix transcriptional regulator, whose product MPNPPDHLGLDDQLCFAVYSAAHAFNRVYKPLLDRLGLTYPQYLVMLVLWDRDDQSVKAIGEKLTLDSGTLTPLLKRLEARGLVTRRRDVADERSVRIGLTDAGRSLRDAAKAVPIAIGCAVDRPWEEAVRLRQELVRLREALDKAAGE is encoded by the coding sequence ATGCCCAACCCGCCCGACCATCTCGGCCTCGATGATCAGCTGTGTTTCGCCGTCTATTCGGCGGCGCATGCGTTCAACCGCGTCTACAAGCCGCTGCTCGACAGGCTGGGGCTCACCTATCCGCAATATCTGGTCATGCTGGTCCTGTGGGACCGCGACGACCAGTCGGTGAAGGCGATCGGCGAGAAGCTGACGCTCGATTCCGGCACGCTGACGCCGCTTCTGAAGCGGCTGGAAGCGCGCGGCCTGGTGACCCGCCGGCGCGACGTCGCCGACGAGCGCTCGGTGCGCATCGGGCTCACTGACGCGGGGCGCAGCCTGCGCGATGCCGCCAAGGCGGTTCCGATCGCCATCGGCTGCGCGGTCGACCGGCCCTGGGAGGAAGCGGTGAGGCTGCGGCAGGAACTGGTCAGGCTGCGCGAGGCCCTCGACAAGGCCGCAGGCGAGTGA
- a CDS encoding DUF2076 domain-containing protein yields MNQQERDILAGLFDRLKSAETQQRDPQVDAFIRERLAVQPGAVYALLQSMYVSDQALGGLNQQNDQLQAQVNDLQNQLAQMQSQLARMQQAPPPAQQSGGFLSGIFGSKPAAPPPAPPPGAFGQPQGGFGQPQGGFQPQGGPRPGPWGQPQPQQGYGAPPPGYGAPPPGYGAPPPVTARLLPRLLPLAAVRASSRQRQPPPWAWPVACSPPMPSRR; encoded by the coding sequence ATGAATCAGCAGGAACGCGACATCCTCGCCGGCCTGTTCGACCGTTTGAAATCGGCCGAAACCCAGCAGCGCGACCCACAGGTCGATGCCTTCATCCGGGAGCGGCTGGCCGTCCAGCCAGGCGCGGTCTACGCGCTGCTCCAGTCGATGTATGTGTCTGACCAGGCACTCGGCGGGCTCAACCAGCAGAACGACCAGCTGCAGGCGCAGGTCAACGACCTGCAGAACCAGCTCGCCCAGATGCAGAGCCAGCTTGCCCGCATGCAGCAGGCGCCCCCGCCTGCCCAGCAGAGTGGCGGTTTCCTGTCGGGCATTTTCGGCTCCAAGCCGGCAGCTCCCCCGCCGGCTCCGCCGCCGGGTGCCTTCGGCCAGCCGCAGGGTGGTTTCGGCCAGCCCCAGGGTGGTTTCCAGCCCCAGGGCGGACCCCGTCCGGGTCCTTGGGGTCAGCCGCAGCCCCAGCAGGGCTATGGCGCGCCGCCTCCGGGCTACGGTGCTCCGCCTCCGGGCTATGGCGCCCCGCCCCCGGTTACGGCGCGGCTCCTCCCCCGGCTCCTGCCGCTAGCGGCGGTTCGGGCTTCCTCGCGACAGCGGCAACCGCCGCCGTGGGCGTGGCCGGTGGCATGCTCGCCGCCAATGCCATCTCGTCGATGA
- a CDS encoding thiamine pyrophosphate-binding protein, with translation MTTGADLMARRFAAAGIRYAFGIPGGEVLALVDALERAGIRFILTKHENAAGFMAEAVWHATGAPGLFLATLGPGVANAANVVANALQDRVPLIFVTGCVDQALAETFTHQVFDHQALLRPIVKATFRAASGTEDLVADKALTIALSRRPGPVHIDLPIGVAEAEVAERPVIVSSLPVPSVPASLDQASAMIAKAARPLVIAGLDLVAEGSGAALDAFLTATGAPLITTYKAKGLVSETDPRVIGAAGLSPKADRIVMPLIADADLIILAGYDPIEMRVGWRHPWGPDKPVIDLVAEAMPHGMHSGTVTHEGDVGLMLERLAATVTPKPVWSGGEPARARDALARAFAAPGPWGPHNVFETVRAIAPAETVASVDSGAHRILLSQMWTASLPHTLIQSTGLCTMGCALPLAAGHALVTGRPTLCFVGDAGLEMVLGELATVRDLKLPVVVVVLVDAQLGLIELKQRQQQLATAGVDFGQTDFATVAKALGGHGVSVADKAALEQATRDAFARPGFTVIAAEIGQRAYDGAF, from the coding sequence ATGACCACCGGCGCAGATCTCATGGCCCGGCGTTTCGCCGCTGCCGGCATCCGCTACGCCTTCGGCATTCCCGGCGGCGAGGTTCTGGCGCTGGTCGATGCGCTGGAGCGCGCCGGCATCCGCTTCATCCTGACCAAGCATGAGAATGCCGCGGGCTTCATGGCGGAAGCCGTCTGGCACGCCACCGGCGCGCCGGGCCTGTTTCTCGCAACGCTCGGCCCCGGCGTCGCCAATGCCGCCAATGTGGTGGCCAATGCGCTGCAGGATCGCGTGCCGCTGATCTTCGTCACCGGCTGTGTCGACCAGGCGCTGGCCGAGACCTTCACCCATCAGGTCTTCGATCATCAGGCGCTGCTCAGGCCCATCGTCAAAGCGACGTTCCGCGCCGCCTCCGGCACCGAGGACCTCGTCGCCGACAAGGCCCTGACCATTGCCCTGTCGCGCCGTCCGGGGCCGGTCCATATCGACCTGCCGATTGGGGTTGCCGAGGCTGAGGTAGCCGAGCGGCCGGTCATCGTCTCGTCCTTACCGGTGCCATCGGTGCCGGCTTCGCTCGACCAGGCGAGCGCCATGATCGCGAAGGCCGCGCGGCCGTTGGTCATTGCCGGGCTCGACCTGGTGGCGGAAGGGTCCGGCGCGGCGCTCGACGCCTTCCTCACCGCCACCGGCGCGCCGCTGATCACCACCTACAAGGCCAAGGGTCTGGTCAGCGAGACCGATCCCCGCGTCATCGGCGCGGCGGGCCTGTCGCCCAAGGCCGACCGCATCGTCATGCCGCTGATCGCGGACGCCGATCTGATCATCCTCGCCGGCTATGACCCGATCGAGATGCGCGTCGGCTGGCGCCATCCTTGGGGGCCCGACAAGCCGGTGATCGATCTGGTTGCGGAGGCCATGCCGCATGGCATGCATTCGGGCACTGTCACCCATGAGGGCGATGTCGGCCTGATGCTGGAGCGGCTTGCCGCCACGGTGACGCCGAAACCGGTCTGGTCCGGCGGCGAGCCGGCGCGTGCGCGTGATGCGCTCGCCCGTGCCTTCGCGGCGCCGGGGCCGTGGGGGCCGCACAATGTCTTCGAGACGGTGCGCGCCATCGCACCCGCCGAAACTGTCGCCTCGGTCGATTCCGGTGCCCACCGCATTCTGCTCAGCCAGATGTGGACTGCGTCCCTGCCGCACACGCTGATCCAGTCGACCGGGCTCTGCACCATGGGCTGCGCGCTGCCGCTCGCCGCAGGCCACGCGCTGGTAACGGGGCGTCCGACGCTCTGCTTCGTCGGCGATGCGGGCCTCGAAATGGTGCTCGGCGAATTGGCGACCGTGCGCGATCTCAAACTGCCGGTCGTGGTCGTCGTGCTGGTCGATGCCCAACTCGGCCTGATCGAGTTGAAGCAGCGCCAGCAGCAATTGGCGACAGCCGGCGTCGATTTCGGCCAGACCGATTTCGCCACCGTGGCGAAGGCGCTCGGTGGCCATGGCGTTTCGGTGGCCGACAAGGCGGCACTGGAGCAAGCGACGCGCGACGCTTTCGCGCGGCCGGGGTTCACTGTCATTGCCGCTGAGATCGGCCAGCGTGCCTATGACGGCGCATTCTGA
- a CDS encoding NADH:ubiquinone oxidoreductase subunit NDUFA12 gives MKTFFLKFFTWWNSQTFGTQLNIWRYGVFVGEDESGNKYYRSSYAKDPALGHERRWIVYNGVAEASRIPPGWWGWMHHKSDKPPTEEAYQPREWQKAHRPNMTGTSEAYRPPGSTLASGKRPKATGDYQAWTPGS, from the coding sequence ATGAAGACCTTCTTCCTCAAGTTCTTCACGTGGTGGAACAGCCAGACCTTCGGCACCCAGCTGAACATCTGGCGCTACGGCGTGTTCGTCGGCGAGGACGAGAGCGGCAACAAATATTACCGCTCGAGCTATGCCAAGGACCCGGCTCTCGGCCATGAGCGGCGCTGGATCGTCTATAATGGCGTTGCCGAGGCCTCGCGCATTCCCCCGGGCTGGTGGGGCTGGATGCACCACAAGAGCGACAAGCCGCCGACGGAAGAGGCCTATCAGCCCCGCGAATGGCAGAAGGCGCATCGTCCGAACATGACCGGCACCTCCGAGGCCTATCGCCCGCCGGGCTCGACGCTGGCCTCCGGCAAGCGCCCCAAGGCAACCGGCGACTACCAGGCCTGGACGCCTGGTAGCTGA
- a CDS encoding DUF2155 domain-containing protein: MANLRAALLRLSSLTLVIAGVGGSLGIGVGSFGASPALAQLQLGPPPAGQRPGQATPGLPPPPNAQPAPPRPRPARPAAPIDDAQGPAQGDAPRDRRRALPGESVAPAPDETVIAPPRQRITNPTAVFSGLDKITGRIISFDVAIDETVQFGALQVTPRVCYTRPPTETPQTTTFVEVDEVTLNGEVRRIYSGWMFAASPGLSGIEHAVYDVWLTDCKQSAPLIPGQQQSRPTVPQQQGQPRR; this comes from the coding sequence TTGGCGAACCTCCGTGCAGCCCTCCTCCGCCTCTCAAGCCTGACGCTGGTGATCGCAGGCGTCGGCGGCTCGCTTGGCATTGGTGTCGGTTCGTTCGGCGCATCGCCGGCGCTTGCCCAGTTGCAGCTTGGACCGCCGCCGGCTGGCCAGCGGCCCGGTCAGGCGACGCCCGGCCTGCCGCCCCCGCCCAATGCCCAGCCCGCGCCGCCGCGCCCGCGGCCGGCCCGACCGGCTGCTCCGATCGACGATGCCCAGGGGCCTGCCCAGGGCGATGCGCCCCGCGACCGCCGCCGGGCACTGCCTGGCGAATCGGTGGCGCCCGCGCCGGACGAGACGGTCATTGCCCCGCCGCGCCAGCGCATCACCAATCCGACCGCCGTGTTCTCGGGCCTCGACAAGATCACCGGCCGCATCATCTCCTTCGATGTCGCGATCGATGAGACCGTGCAGTTCGGCGCGCTGCAGGTGACGCCGCGCGTCTGCTACACGCGGCCGCCGACCGAGACGCCGCAGACCACCACCTTCGTCGAGGTCGACGAAGTGACGCTCAACGGCGAGGTGCGCCGCATCTATTCGGGCTGGATGTTTGCCGCGAGTCCTGGCCTGTCGGGCATCGAGCACGCCGTCTATGACGTCTGGCTCACCGACTGCAAGCAATCGGCGCCGCTGATCCCGGGCCAGCAGCAGAGCCGGCCCACGGTTCCGCA
- a CDS encoding TorF family putative porin, translating to MLRKSLLAGVVAAVLSAPAMAADVAAPLAAPAASPWDLAFGAKLMSDYNFRGISQSARGPAFSAYAEVRYNWLYAGAAYWTTKLPTRPIGEIDLYAGIRPVIGDLTLDFGLMYYLYTPERQFRTDIVTPPGALAGVWTPRNTDFLEVYGKAGYDITPQLNVGGALYYAPNWLGTGASGLYAEANAKYKLPNDFAISGAVGHYWLGTTSVFGAGNDFNIQDYLYWNAGVSWTYKDVVTLDLRYHGTNLTTQQCFATTGDYRGVLTGAGRSNWCGHSVVATLSVDLQYSKLPLR from the coding sequence ATGCTTCGCAAGTCCTTGCTCGCCGGTGTTGTCGCCGCGGTCCTCTCGGCCCCGGCCATGGCCGCCGACGTCGCCGCCCCGCTGGCGGCTCCCGCTGCCTCGCCCTGGGATCTCGCCTTCGGCGCCAAGCTGATGTCGGACTACAATTTCCGCGGTATCTCGCAGTCGGCCCGCGGCCCGGCCTTCTCGGCCTATGCCGAAGTCCGCTACAACTGGCTCTATGCCGGTGCGGCGTACTGGACCACCAAGCTGCCGACCCGTCCGATCGGCGAGATCGACCTCTATGCCGGTATCCGCCCGGTCATCGGCGACCTCACCCTCGACTTCGGTCTGATGTACTATCTCTACACCCCGGAGCGTCAGTTCCGCACCGACATCGTGACCCCGCCCGGCGCGCTCGCCGGCGTCTGGACCCCGCGCAACACCGACTTCCTCGAAGTCTACGGCAAGGCCGGCTACGACATCACGCCCCAGCTGAACGTCGGCGGCGCGCTCTACTATGCGCCGAACTGGCTCGGCACCGGCGCTTCGGGCCTCTATGCCGAAGCCAATGCCAAGTACAAGCTGCCGAACGATTTCGCGATCTCGGGCGCCGTCGGCCATTACTGGCTGGGCACCACCTCGGTGTTCGGCGCCGGCAACGACTTCAACATCCAGGACTACCTGTACTGGAACGCCGGCGTGTCGTGGACCTACAAGGACGTCGTGACGCTCGACCTGCGCTACCATGGCACCAACCTGACCACGCAGCAGTGCTTCGCCACCACCGGCGACTATCGCGGCGTGCTCACCGGTGCGGGCCGGTCCAACTGGTGCGGTCATTCGGTGGTCGCCACCCTGTCGGTCGATCTGCAGTACTCCAAGCTGCCGCTGCGCTGA